Proteins encoded together in one Ipomoea triloba cultivar NCNSP0323 chromosome 4, ASM357664v1 window:
- the LOC116017475 gene encoding pectinesterase 2-like yields the protein MTNLQFLFASSFLAIFIFTAVSGYSPAEIKSWCSQTPYPQPCEYYLSRSYNNGGQIKDKSDFLKVAKNLALQYAKSAKDNTYSLGTKCRSGREKAAWEDCLELYENMVQKIDTTIDPNVKCSSADAQTWLSTALTNLETCRAGFVDLGVTGNILPAVTSNNVSYLISNSLALNKGFTATNNEATGYTEGFPNWVRPGDRKLLQSSAASKANIVVAQDGSGNYKTVTEAVNAAAKRSGSGRYVIYVKSGVYKENVNIGSGVKNIMLVGDGIGKTIITGSQSVGGGTTTFKSATVAVVGDGFIAQGITFRNTAGAANHQAVALRSGSDLSVFYQCSFEGYQDTLYVYSDRQFYRECDIYGTVDFIFGNAAVVFQNCNIYARNPPNKTNTITAQGRTDPNQNTGISIHNCKVTAASDLKGSLGSVKTYLGRPWKEYSRTVFMKSSLDSLIDPAGWLPWDGSFALNTLYYGEYSNTGAGASTANRVKWGGYHVITSATEASKFTVGNFIAGGSWLPATNVPFTSGL from the exons ATGACGAATCTCCAGTTTCTATTTGCTAGTTCATTCCTAGCCATTTTCATTTTCACGGCGGTTTCCGGCTACTCTCCGGCCGAGATAAAATCTTGGTGTAGCCAAACTCCGTACCCACAACCATGCGAGTACTACTTGTCTCGAAGTTACAATAATGGCGGGCAGATTAAGGATAAATCGGATTTCTTAAAAGTCGCCAAGAATTTGGCGTTGCAATATGCCAAGAGCGCTAAAGATAACACGTACTCGCTTGGCACAAAATGCCGTAGCGGTCGTGAAAAGGCGGCGTGGGAGGATTGTTTGGAGCTGTACGAGAATATGGTTCAGAAAATCGACACCACCATCGATCCCAACGTTAAGTGTTCGTCGGCGGACGCACAGACGTGGCTCAGCACGGCTCTGACCAACCTCGAGACGTGTCGGGCCGGGTTCGTTGACCTCGGCGTCACCGGTAACATTTTACCGGCGGTGACGTCAAATAACGTGTCGTATTTGATCAGCAACAGTTTAGCCCTTAACAAAGGGTTCACTGCAACCAACAACGAGGCAACAGGATACACTGAAGGTTTTCCTAATTGGGTTAGACCCGGTGACCGAAAACTCTTGCAGTCGTCCGCGGCTTCTAAGGCTAATATTGTGGTGGCCCAGGATGGGTCCGGGAACTATAAGACGGTGACGGAAGCTGTGAATGCTGCGGCAAAGAGAAGTGGGAGTGGGAGATATGTGATATATGTGAAGTCAGGAGTGTACAAGGAAAACGTGAATATTGGTTCCGGCGTGAAGAATATCATGTTGGTTGGTGACGGAATTGGGAAGACAATTATCACCGGCAGCCAAAGCGTCGGAGGCGGCACCACCACCTTCAAATCAGCCACTGTCG CTGTGGTTGGAGATGGATTTATCGCTCAAGGCATAACATTCCGAAACACCGCCGGAGCAGCAAACCACCAGGCAGTGGCGCTCCGGTCCGGTTCCGATCTCTCAGTGTTCTACCAATGCAGCTTCGAGGGCTATCAAGACACTCTCTACGTCTACTCCGACAGACAATTCTACAGAGAATGCGACATCTACGGCACTGTAGACTTCATCTTCGGTAACGCAGCCGTCGTCTTCCAAAACTGCAACATTTATGCCCGAAACCCACCAAACAAAACCAACACCATCACCGCCCAAGGCCGGACCGACCCGAACCAGAACACCGGAATATCAATCCACAACTGCAAAGTCACAGCCGCCTCGGACCTCAAAGGCTCTCTAGGCTCCGTCAAAACCTACTTGGGGCGGCCGTGGAAGGAATATTCTAGAACAGTCTTCATGAAATCGTCCCTCGATAGCTTGATCGATCCGGCGGGTTGGTTGCCGTGGGATGGGAGTTTCGCGCTAAATACATTGTACTACGGCGAGTACTCGAACACCGGAGCCGGGGCTTCCACGGCCAACCGGGTGAAATGGGGCGGTTATCATGTGATCACTAGTGCAACGGAGGCGTCAAAGTTCACCGTCGGAAATTTCATCGCCGGCGGCTCTTGGTTACCCGCCACAAATGTGCCTTTCACTTCTGGCCTCTAA
- the LOC116017476 gene encoding pectinesterase 2-like, whose translation MATLRFLYTSLLMAAFVFAAVSGYSPAEIQSWCGQTPYPQQCEYYLSQSYRNGGPIKDKSDFLNVAVGLALEHAMHAKANTYSLGPKCRNGREKAAWEDCLELYENTVMKINAAVDPNVKCSAADAQTWLSTALTNLETCRGGFAEVGVTDNVLTALMSNNVSDLIRNTLALNKGFTTTTNEAASYSGGFPAWVKPGDRKLLQSSAASKADVVVAQDGSGNYKTVTEAVNAAAKRSGSGRYVIYVKAGVYKENVNIGNKVKNVMLVGDGIGKTIITGSQSVGGGTTTFKSATVAVVGDGFIGQGITFRNTAGAANHQAVALRSGSDLSVFYQCSFEGYQDTLYVYSDRQFYRECDIYGTVDFIFGNAAVVFQNCNIYARNPPNKINTITAQGRSDPNQNTGISIHNSKVTAASDLKGSSGSVKTYLGRPWKQYSRTVFMKTFLDGVIEPAGWYPWDGTFALSTLYYGEYLNTGAGASTANRVKWGGYHVITSATEASKFTVGNFIAGGSWLPATNVPFTSGL comes from the exons ATGGCAACTCTCCGATTTCTTTATACTAGTTTGTTAATGGCAGCTTTTGTTTTCGCGGCGGTTTCCGGCTATTCTCCGGCCGAGATACAATCTTGGTGTGGCCAGACGCCGTATCCGCAGCAGTGTGAATATTATTTGTCTCAGAGTTATAGAAATGGCGGACCCATTAAGGATAAATCGGATTTTCTCAATGTGGCCGTGGGATTGGCGCTAGAGCATGCCATGCATGCAAAAGCTAACACGTACTCGTTAGGACCAAAATGCCGTAACGGACGTGAAAAGGCTGCATGGGAGGATTGTTTGGAGCTGTACGAGAATACGGTTATGAAAATCAACGCCGCCGTGGATCCCAACGTTAAGTGTTCAGCAGCGGACGCGCAAACGTGGCTCAGCACGGCGCTGACCAACCTCGAGACGTGTCGGGGCGGGTTCGCCGAGGTTGGGGTCACCGACAATGTTCTGACAGCCTTGATGTCGAACAACGTGTCGGATTTGATCAGGAACACTTTAGCCCTTAACAAGGGGTTCACTACTACTACCAATGAGGCAGCGAGCTACTCGGGTGGGTTCCCCGCTTGGGTTAAGCCCGGTGACCGAAAACTCTTGCAGTCGTCGGCCGCTTCTAAGGCGGATGTTGTGGTGGCGCAGGATGGGTCCGGGAACTATAAGACGGTGACAGAAGCTGTGAATGCGGCGGCGAAGAGAAGTGGGAGTGGGAGATATGTGATATATGTGAAGGCAGGAGTGTACAAGGAAAATGTGAATATTGGTAACAAAGTGAAAAATGTCATGTTGGTGGGTGATGGAATTGGGAAGACAATTATCACCGGCAGCCAAAGCGTTGGAGGCGGCACCACCACCTTCAAATCAGCCACAGTTG CTGTGGTTGGAGATGGATTTATTGGTCAAGGCATAACATTCAGAAACACCGCCGGAGCGGCAAACCACCAGGCCGTGGCACTACGCTCTGGTTCCGATCTCTCAGTGTTCTACCAATGCAGCTTCGAGGGCTATCAAGACACTCTCTACGTCTACTCCGACAGGCAATTCTACAGAGAATGCGACATCTACGGCACCGTCGACTTCATCTTCGGTAACGCCGCCGTCGTCTTCCAAAACTGCAACATTTACGCGCGAAACCCACCAAACAAGATCAACACCATCACCGCCCAAGGCCGGTCCGACCCCAACCAGAACACCGGAATATCAATCCACAACAGCAAAGTCACGGCGGCCTCCGACTTAAAGGGCTCTAGTGGCTCCGTCAAAACGTACCTAGGACGGCCGTGGAAGCAATATTCTCGGACCGTTTTTATGAAGACATTTCTCGACGGGGTAATCGAACCAGCCGGTTGGTATCCATGGGATGGGACTTTTGCTCTAAGTACATTGTATTACGGCGAGTACTTGAACACCGGAGCGGGGGCGTCCACGGCTAACAGGGTGAAATGGGGCGGTTATCATGTGATCACTAGTGCAACGGAGGCCTCAAAGTTCACCGTCGGAAACTTCATCGCCGGCGGCTCTTGGTTACCCGCCACAAACGTGCCGTTCACTTCTGGCCTTTGA